In Pectinophora gossypiella chromosome 1, ilPecGoss1.1, whole genome shotgun sequence, one genomic interval encodes:
- the LOC126370287 gene encoding maltase A1-like, with protein sequence MASACKIAGITIGALLVVGLVVGSLTWAILASREDPPQPPEIIDLDWWEYTVLYQIYPRSFKDSDGDGIGDLKGITSELEHFVDCGAGAIWLSPIFKSPMVDFGYDVSDFYNIQDEYGTMEDFEEMIAKAHSLGIKVLLDYVPNHSSDQAEYFIKSERREDGYDDWYIWADGIQDPNNSSNTLVPSNWISQFGGTVWQWSDIRQQYYLHQFAIEQPDFNFRNPAVRQEMLNILDFWFKKGVDGFRLDAIPHLMEAEPDASGRYPDEPLSGNLWLTPDQPGYTTQIHVRDLIELYDVVYEWRTFSDQWQRENGGDTKALLAEAYANITMTMLYYGDERGRLGAHFPFNFDFITSLWGGSNARDFAFIIQRWLTYMPRGKTANWVFGNHDNNRMPSRFRDNMVDGLNSLNMLLPGVAVTYQGEEIGMRDGFVSWEDTVDVNAINQGNEDNYLEFSRDPCRTPYHWNNSTNAGFSTGARTWLPMAQDYMEINLQKQKDDARSHYKVYQSITKLRNEPTLSHGDYRVQALTENTLVLARTLATYDTYALVFNVGTVADTIDLSTVHNLNEPLEVYTSSVHSTRVAGTSIPLGSITLQSGEALVLKAPPT encoded by the exons ATGGCGTCGGCTTGCAAGATAGCTGGGATCACCATAGGGGCACTATTGGTGGTTGGTCTGGTGGTGGGAAGTCTGACCTGGGCGATCCTAGCCAGCAGAGAAGACCCACCTCAGCCACCAGAAATCATAGACCTGGACTGGTGGGAGTACACAGTACTCTACCAAATCTACCCAAGGTCTTTCAAAGATAGTGACGGTGATGGCATAGGTGACTTGAAAG GGATCACAAGTGAACTGGAGCACTTTGTGGATTGTGGTGCTGGAGCAATCTGGCTCTCTCCGATCTTCAAATCCCCCATGGTGGACTTTGGCTATGACGTCAGTGACTTCTACAATATCCAAGACGAATACGGCACCATGGAAGACTTTGAGGAAATGATTGCCAAAGCACATTCGCTAG GTATAAAAGTCCTTCTTGACTACGTACCAAACCACTCCAGCGATCAGGCTGAATACTTCATTAAATCGGAAAGAAGAGAGGATGGCTACGACGATTGGTATATTTGGGCTGACGGTATACAAGATCCCAACAACTCTTCCAATACACTGGTGCCTTCAAACTGG ATAAGTCAATTCGGTGGTACAGTATGGCAATGGAGCGACATCCGTCAGCAATATTATCTCCACCAGTTCGCTATTGAACAGCCTGACTTCAACTTCAGAAATCCAGCAGTTCGTCAAGAGATGCTTAACATTCTGGACTTCTGGTTTAAGAAGGGCGTCGATGGCTTCAGATTGGATGCCATTCCCCATCTTATGGAAGCCGAACCTGACGCCTCAGGGCGTTACCCTGATGAACCCTTGAGTGGGAATTTATGGCTGACTCCTGACCAGCCCGGTTACACGACTCAAATTCACGTCAGAGATCTGATTGAGCTGTATGATGTCGTATACGAGTGGAGAACGTTCTCTGATCAATGGCAGAGAGAAAACGGTGGAGATACAAA GGCTCTTCTGGCAGAAGCGTACGCTAACATCACAATGACGATGTTGTACTATGGTGACGAGCGCGGAAGGCTCGGAGCCCACTTCCCCTTCAACTTCGACTTCATCACCAGCCTCTGGGGCGGTTCCAATGCTCGAGACTTCGCCTTCATCATCCAAAGATGGCTGACTTATATGCCTCGTGGAAAAACCGCTAACTGGGTG TTCGGAAACCATGACAACAACAGAATGCCGTCCCGCTTCCGTGACAACATGGTGGATGGTCTGAATTCCTTGAACATGCTGCTACCAGGAGTGGCGGTCACCTACCAGGGTGAGGAGATCGGCATGAGGGACGGGTTCGTCTCCTGGGAAGACACCGTTGATGTCAATGCTATCAATCAGGGAAATGAAGATAATTATCTGGAATTCTCCAGAGACCCGTGCAGGACCCCGTATCATTGGAACAACTCAACCAATGCTGGGTTCTCTACCGGTGCAAGGACCTGGTTGCCAATGGCTCAAGATTACATGGAGATTAATCTGCAGAAGCAGAAGGATGATGCGAGGAGCCATTATAAG GTTTACCAGTCAATAACCAAACTGAGGAATGAACCAACCCTCTCACATGGCGACTATAGAGTCCAGGCTTTGACAGAGAACACATTGGTTCTGGCCAGAACCCTGGCTACTTACGACACGTATGCCTTGGTCTTCAATGTGGGGACGGTTGCTGATACTATTGACTTGTCGACCGTCCACAACTTGAATGAACCCTTGGAGGTATATACCTCAAGTGTGCACTCTACTAGAGTTGCCGG
- the LOC126370295 gene encoding maltase A1-like: MLKAVGITVGVVAVLGLIAGLITWGVLASRGPPPPDPPELIPLDWWQHCVLYQIYPRSFKDSDGDGIGDLQGIISELEHFVDAGVDAIWMSPIFKSPMVDFGYDISDFYDIHDEYGTMEDFQELLEKAHELGLKVLLDFVPNHASNESEYFIKSEARDPEYEDFLVWADGLPDPDNESNILPPSNWVSQFGGSAWEWSEKREQYYLHQFAIQQADFNFRKQAVKDEMINIMRFWLDKGADGFRVDALPYLIEADPADHGGRYPDDPLSGRTEFESHQLGYTIPLYTKDLIELYDVVCEWRDFADEYLEEYGGDTRVLFSEGYANVSMTMLYYGLGGNLNGAHFPFNFDFITDLSRDSTAPDFVYIILRWLTYMPYGGVPNWVFGNHDNNRMPTRFRDNMVDGLNSLNMLLPGVAVTYQGEEIGMKDGYVSWEDTVDVEACNRGDEDTYHLYSRDPARTPYHWNNSTSAGFSTSEDTWLPVAEDYVTLNLAQQKIDDRSHYKVYQALTQLRKEETLSHGEYDIRALSERTLFLVRSLSTHDTLVLLFNVSEDSDTIDLGRVTHLTLPATVYVASIHSARNSGAVIENSELTLQSGEALVLRAPPV; the protein is encoded by the exons ATGCTGAAAGCAGTGGGTATCACTGTCGGTGTGGTCGCCGTACTAGGCTTGATTGCAG GGTTAATTACCTGGGGGGTACTTGCGTCCCGAGGCCCCCCTCCACCGGACCCTCCAGAGCTGATCCCCCTGGACTGGTGGCAACACTGCGTCCTGTACCAGATCTACCCGCGGTCTTTCAAGGACAGTGATGGCGACGGTATTGGTGATTTGCAAG GCATCATCAGCGAGCTAGAGCATTTCGTCGACGCCGGAGTGGATGCAATATGGATGTCTCCGATCTTCAAGTCGCCCATGGTGGACTTCGGCTACGACATCAGCGACTTCTACGACATTCATGATGAATACGGCACCATGGAGGACTTCCAAGAGTTGTTGGAAAAGGCTCATGAGCTTG GCCTTAAAGTCCTTTTGGACTTCGTTCCGAACCACGCCAGCAACGAATCAGAATACTTCATAAAGTCTGAAGCTAGAGATCCTGAGTATGAAGACTTCCTCGTTTGGGCGGACGGTCTGCCTGATCCTGATAATGAGAGCAATATACTTCCACCTTCCAATTGG GTAAGCCAATTCGGTGGTTCAGCCTGGGAATGGAGCGAGAAACGTGAGCAGTACTACCTTCATCAATTCGCCATTCAACAAGCCGACTTCAACTTCAGAAAGCAAGCCGTGAAGGATGAGATGATTAATATAATGAGATTCTGGCTTGACAAAGGAGCTGATGGCTTCAGAGTGGATGCGCTGCCTTACCTCATCGAAGCAGACCCAGCTGATCACGGAGGCAGATATCCTGATGACCCACTAAGTGGCCGCACAGAATTTGAGTCTCATCAACTAGGGTATACAATCCCACTGTACACAAAAGACCTGATTGAATTGTATGATGTTGTTTGTGAGTGGAGAGACTTTGCTGACGAGTATCTTGAAGAATATGGAGGAGACACTAG AGTGTTGTTCTCTGAGGGTTACGCCAACGTGTCGATGACGATGCTGTACTACGGTCTTGGCGGGAACCTTAACGGCGCTCACTTCCCCTTCAACTTCGACTTCATAACGGACTTGTCTCGAGACTCCACGGCTCCAGACTTTGTCTATATTATTCTCAGGTGGCTCACCTACATGCCTTATGGAGGCGTTCCTAACTGGGTG TTTGGAAACCACGACAACAACAGAATGCCGACTCGCTTCCGTGACAATATGGTAGATGGTCTGAACTCTCTGAACATGCTGCTACCAGGAGTGGCTGTCACCTACCAGGGCGAGGAGATCGGCATGAAGGACGGATATGTTTCTTGGGAAGATACCGTTGATGTTGAAGCTTGCAACAG AGGAGACGAAGACACGTACCACCTGTACTCCCGCGACCCTGCGCGTACGCCCTACCATTGGAACAACTCCACCAGTGCTGGCTTCTCCACCAGCGAGGATACCTGGTTACCAGTTGCCGAGGACTACGTCACTCTTAACCTCGCTCAGCAGAAGATTGATGATAGGAGTCATTATAAG GTCTACCAAGCCTTAACACAACTTCGCAAAGAAGAAACCCTTTCACACGGGGAGTACGACATCAGAGCTCTTTCTGAAAGGACTCTGTTCCTCGTGAGGAGCCTATCAACTCATGATACCCTGGTACTTCTATTCAATGTGTCTGAAGATAGTGATACGATAGACTTGGGGAGAGTGACGCATTTGACGTTACCAGCTACTGTGTATGTGGCTAGTATTCATTCAGCGAGGAATTCAGG GGCCGTAATAGAAAACAGTGAACTCACTTTGCAATCTGGAGAAGCGTTGGTGCTGAGAGCGCCACCAGTTTag